Proteins co-encoded in one Bacillus sp. FSL H8-0547 genomic window:
- a CDS encoding DEAD/DEAH box helicase, whose translation MNRKLNKKMIENLCGRVSLKSGDSLRRSNKVKFREYHEDRCHAVVKSKEDFCVSITVDKGGVFQAACSCPKLISFKQECQHVAAVLLEIEEHQKQGTIPPVPIEGEVSSNPDYALTDELLTAFKERKDRITEAQNYFETRTVLPAVFTFKPASKGDGGLLLALDLTVGPVKIGKPRAFLEQLNSGQSFQIAPGFLFDPESYCFTKETDAVFQQLVKIVRNERTEEDPQLLLSPISWNLLLPVLIKAPNVELEVNGEIYSGLHLSEGILPLQFDLYEEGSGYVLRVNGLKDLLLLEPYESVFSAGTWYHLEPENFERLAELDRVILASGKNTVPIPPHQVSLYLEKVVPGLRRLGDVTVSETISRRLAETSLTAKLYLDRVKNRLLAGLEFHYGNIVFNPLDEQEVRSLQVVIRDIEKEDLILKLMEESSFTRTDSGYYLQNELLEYEFLYHVLPKVEKVAKVLATTAVRSRIFKEAAPPRIKVEANKERTNWLEFKFEMDGISEKEIRNVLAALEEKRKYYRLRSGALLSLEKREYEEIYRFLNAAPVQAEDWEQELEMPLIKGLQLLDSVPVSGTMTLGDSVQQLLNGLLHPDEKEFAVPVKLEPVLRNYQKTGYKWMKSLAKHGFGGILADDMGLGKTLQSITYIVSVLPEIRRLKRPVLIICPSSLLYNWKNEIESFAPDIKTMIIDGSRKERTGHFQDHAAADVLITSYPLIRRDIHEYEKRLFYTVFYDEAQAFKNPLTQTARAVKRIQASHRFALTGTPVENSREELWSIFHVVFPELFMGLKEYSTLTRKKIARRIRPFMLRRMKEDVLPELPEKIESMEIVELFPEQKKLYAACLAKLREDTLKHLDKDTLQKNRMKILAGITRLRQICCHPSLFVDGYSGGSAKFDQLLKILEEARQSGRRVLIFSQFTSMLNLIGRKLAVLGMPYFYLDGQTAMPERVDLCRRFNEGERDLFLISLKAGGTGLNLTGADTVVHFDTWWNPAVEEQAADRAHRIGQTNKVNVIKLITRGTIEEKMNELQDKKRQLINEIVDIDEKRPFTLTEEDLHDLLRIHT comes from the coding sequence TTGAATAGGAAGCTGAACAAAAAAATGATTGAAAACCTCTGCGGCCGCGTCTCTTTGAAAAGCGGGGATTCGCTGCGCCGCTCCAATAAAGTAAAGTTCCGGGAGTACCATGAAGATCGCTGTCATGCAGTTGTTAAAAGTAAGGAAGATTTCTGTGTTTCGATAACGGTGGACAAAGGCGGCGTTTTTCAGGCAGCCTGCAGCTGTCCGAAGCTGATCTCCTTTAAACAGGAATGCCAGCATGTTGCGGCGGTATTGCTTGAGATAGAAGAACATCAGAAACAAGGGACGATTCCTCCTGTTCCGATCGAGGGAGAGGTCTCCAGTAACCCTGACTATGCGCTGACAGATGAATTGCTGACGGCCTTTAAGGAGCGAAAAGACCGTATAACAGAGGCGCAAAATTATTTTGAAACTCGAACCGTACTGCCTGCCGTGTTTACGTTCAAGCCGGCATCAAAGGGAGACGGTGGGCTCTTACTTGCACTGGATCTCACGGTTGGACCGGTGAAAATCGGGAAACCGAGGGCTTTTCTTGAACAGCTTAATAGCGGACAGTCCTTTCAGATTGCGCCAGGCTTCCTGTTTGATCCAGAGTCTTATTGCTTCACAAAAGAGACGGATGCTGTCTTTCAGCAGCTTGTCAAGATCGTACGGAATGAGAGGACTGAGGAAGATCCTCAGCTTCTCCTCTCTCCTATTTCATGGAATCTGCTCCTGCCTGTCCTTATAAAAGCGCCAAATGTAGAGCTTGAGGTCAACGGAGAGATTTATTCGGGACTTCATTTGTCAGAAGGCATCCTGCCGCTTCAATTTGATTTGTATGAAGAAGGATCGGGATATGTGCTGAGAGTGAACGGCTTAAAGGATCTGCTCCTGTTGGAGCCTTATGAATCGGTGTTTTCCGCAGGAACATGGTATCACTTAGAACCTGAAAATTTCGAGCGCTTGGCCGAATTGGATCGGGTCATCCTCGCATCCGGAAAAAATACAGTCCCAATCCCGCCGCATCAGGTCAGCCTGTATCTGGAGAAAGTGGTGCCTGGTCTTCGGAGACTGGGGGACGTAACCGTATCTGAAACAATTTCCAGGCGGTTAGCGGAAACTTCTCTTACTGCGAAGCTCTATCTAGACCGTGTGAAAAACCGGCTGCTTGCGGGACTTGAATTTCATTACGGAAACATCGTTTTTAATCCCCTGGATGAACAAGAGGTACGCTCTCTGCAGGTGGTCATCCGGGATATTGAAAAAGAGGATCTGATTCTTAAACTGATGGAGGAAAGCTCATTTACCCGGACGGACAGCGGCTATTATCTCCAAAATGAACTACTGGAATATGAGTTCCTGTATCATGTCCTGCCGAAGGTTGAAAAGGTGGCCAAGGTACTTGCAACCACTGCTGTCCGGAGCAGGATATTTAAAGAAGCAGCCCCGCCGAGAATCAAGGTGGAGGCGAATAAGGAGAGGACGAACTGGCTGGAATTCAAGTTTGAGATGGATGGAATTTCTGAAAAGGAAATCCGCAATGTACTTGCGGCCCTCGAGGAAAAACGGAAGTATTACCGGTTAAGGAGCGGGGCGCTGCTTTCTCTTGAAAAACGGGAATATGAGGAGATTTACCGGTTTTTAAATGCGGCACCGGTACAGGCGGAGGACTGGGAACAAGAGCTTGAAATGCCTTTGATCAAAGGACTTCAGCTTCTCGATTCGGTTCCTGTTTCCGGCACAATGACGCTCGGTGATTCGGTTCAGCAGCTGCTTAATGGACTTCTCCACCCGGACGAGAAGGAATTTGCGGTTCCAGTGAAGCTCGAACCGGTGCTGAGGAATTATCAGAAGACCGGATACAAGTGGATGAAATCTCTTGCGAAGCACGGTTTTGGAGGAATTCTGGCAGATGATATGGGTCTTGGGAAGACCTTGCAGAGCATCACGTATATTGTGTCGGTTCTTCCTGAAATCCGCCGGTTAAAAAGGCCGGTCCTGATTATTTGTCCATCCTCTCTTCTGTATAACTGGAAAAATGAAATTGAATCCTTTGCGCCTGACATCAAAACCATGATTATCGATGGCAGCCGGAAAGAGAGGACGGGGCACTTTCAGGATCATGCAGCGGCAGATGTTCTCATTACTTCCTATCCGCTCATCAGACGGGACATCCATGAGTATGAAAAACGGCTTTTTTATACGGTTTTTTATGATGAGGCGCAGGCCTTTAAAAATCCGCTGACCCAAACGGCAAGAGCGGTGAAAAGAATTCAGGCCTCGCACCGGTTCGCGCTGACAGGCACACCTGTTGAGAATTCGAGGGAAGAACTATGGTCAATCTTTCATGTTGTCTTTCCGGAGCTGTTCATGGGATTAAAGGAATACAGCACGCTCACAAGAAAAAAGATCGCAAGGAGAATCCGCCCTTTTATGCTCCGCAGAATGAAGGAGGATGTACTGCCTGAGCTTCCGGAAAAGATTGAGTCAATGGAAATCGTCGAGCTGTTCCCGGAGCAGAAGAAGCTTTATGCTGCCTGTCTGGCAAAGCTTCGCGAGGATACCCTGAAGCATTTGGATAAAGACACACTTCAGAAAAACCGGATGAAAATCCTGGCCGGAATCACAAGACTTAGGCAGATCTGCTGCCATCCTTCTCTGTTCGTTGATGGATACAGCGGAGGGTCGGCAAAATTTGACCAGCTCCTCAAGATTTTGGAGGAGGCCAGGCAGTCAGGAAGAAGAGTGCTGATTTTTTCCCAGTTTACCTCTATGCTCAATTTGATTGGAAGAAAACTCGCAGTACTGGGTATGCCCTACTTTTATCTCGATGGTCAAACCGCAATGCCGGAAAGGGTGGATCTGTGCAGACGCTTTAATGAAGGGGAACGGGATCTGTTTCTCATTTCGCTGAAGGCGGGAGGTACGGGTTTAAACTTAACGGGTGCAGATACAGTCGTTCATTTCGATACTTGGTGGAATCCCGCGGTAGAGGAGCAGGCGGCAGACCGTGCTCACCGGATAGGCCAAACTAATAAAGTGAATGTCATCAAGCTTATCACCCGCGGAACGATTGAGGAAAAAATGAACGAGCTGCAGGATAAGAAAAGGCAGCTTATTAATGAAATAGTGGATATCGATGAAAAAAGGCCGTTTACCCTGACCGAAGAGGATCTCCACGATTTGCTGAGGATTCATACATGA
- a CDS encoding DUF4275 family protein has translation MGTKRLQIQEIPGWGTYLRGQWEARFTGHLSAEEKEEIYLDSFLWHVCSYQKIVCLEKQEAIQAFQDQKKEKCTFFYQFVNDACLINHAASLTMEDLPYDRLHMDFGDLYVMDWEQKWTFVMTHESSCGPYFIRL, from the coding sequence ATGGGAACAAAACGATTGCAGATCCAGGAAATACCCGGCTGGGGAACGTATCTGCGAGGCCAGTGGGAGGCCCGGTTTACCGGCCATCTCTCTGCTGAGGAAAAAGAAGAAATTTATTTAGACTCCTTTTTATGGCATGTGTGCAGCTATCAAAAGATAGTCTGTCTGGAGAAGCAGGAAGCGATCCAGGCGTTTCAGGATCAGAAAAAGGAGAAGTGCACCTTCTTCTATCAGTTTGTAAATGATGCCTGCCTCATCAATCATGCTGCTTCCTTAACAATGGAAGACCTGCCTTATGATCGGCTCCATATGGATTTTGGGGATTTGTATGTAATGGACTGGGAACAGAAGTGGACATTTGTGATGACGCATGAGTCAAGCTGCGGACCTTATTTCATCCGTTTGTAA
- the aceA gene encoding isocitrate lyase: MTNERARKLEESWAMDARWNGVERPYSAEEVIRLRGSIDIEHTLARRGAEKFWNLLQTEDYIHALGALTGNQAVQQVKAGLKAIYLSGWQVAADANLSGHMYPDQSLYPANSVPAVVKRINQALQRADQIQHMEGEGDIDWFAPIIADAEAGFGGQLNVFELMKGMIEAGAAAVHFEDQLSSEKKCGHLGGKVLLPTQTAVKNLISARLAADVSGVPTIIIARTDADAADLITSDVDPEDQAFITGERTAEGFFRTTAGIDQAIARGLAYAPYADLIWCETSEPNLDQAQKFADAIHAKFPGKLLAYNCSPSFNWKKKLDEETIAKFQREIAKMGYKFQFVTLAGFHALNYGMFELARKYRDNGMAAYSELQQAEFASEQYGYTATRHQREVGTGYFDEVSQVITGGTSSTTALKGSTEEEQFTAQS, encoded by the coding sequence ATGACAAACGAAAGAGCGCGAAAACTGGAAGAAAGCTGGGCAATGGATGCAAGATGGAATGGAGTAGAAAGACCGTATTCGGCGGAAGAAGTCATTCGTCTGCGCGGATCGATTGATATTGAACATACTCTTGCACGCAGAGGTGCAGAAAAGTTCTGGAATTTGCTTCAGACTGAAGACTACATTCATGCACTGGGAGCATTAACCGGCAATCAGGCCGTTCAACAGGTAAAGGCAGGATTGAAAGCGATTTATTTAAGCGGCTGGCAGGTTGCGGCTGATGCAAACCTTTCAGGCCATATGTACCCTGACCAAAGCCTTTATCCGGCAAACAGCGTTCCGGCCGTTGTGAAACGAATCAACCAGGCCCTTCAGCGTGCAGATCAGATTCAGCATATGGAAGGAGAAGGAGATATTGACTGGTTTGCTCCAATCATTGCAGATGCTGAAGCAGGTTTTGGCGGACAGCTTAATGTATTTGAACTGATGAAGGGCATGATTGAAGCCGGAGCAGCTGCTGTTCATTTTGAAGACCAGCTTTCTTCTGAGAAAAAATGCGGTCACCTTGGCGGCAAAGTGCTTCTGCCTACACAAACAGCTGTGAAGAATTTGATTTCTGCCCGCCTTGCAGCGGATGTTTCGGGTGTTCCGACGATCATTATTGCCCGCACGGATGCTGACGCAGCAGATTTAATTACAAGTGATGTTGATCCTGAAGATCAGGCATTTATTACAGGCGAGCGCACGGCAGAAGGATTTTTCCGGACAACAGCCGGGATCGATCAGGCGATTGCCCGCGGACTTGCTTATGCGCCTTATGCCGACCTTATTTGGTGCGAAACGTCAGAGCCGAACCTTGATCAGGCTCAGAAGTTTGCGGATGCCATTCATGCGAAGTTTCCTGGGAAGCTTCTTGCCTACAACTGCTCCCCATCCTTTAACTGGAAAAAGAAATTGGACGAAGAAACAATTGCGAAATTCCAAAGAGAAATCGCGAAAATGGGCTATAAATTCCAGTTCGTTACTCTTGCCGGATTCCATGCCCTCAACTACGGCATGTTCGAGCTCGCCAGAAAATACCGCGATAACGGAATGGCAGCCTATTCGGAGCTTCAGCAGGCAGAGTTTGCAAGCGAACAATACGGCTACACAGCGACAAGACATCAGCGTGAAGTCGGAACAGGCTACTTTGATGAAGTGTCACAGGTTATCACAGGAGGCACATCCTCCACAACTGCACTTAAAGGTTCAACAGAAGAAGAGCAGTTTACAGCACAGTCCTAA
- a CDS encoding M48 family metallopeptidase: protein MRKWLTVSVLIYFLYGLFVYWYIYMGADSTLPAQFQGGSADPNTFMNSRELMLSGEYSKLRDFMFFAAAPFEWFIFFVVLVTGFAKKMQRWAESISRFFIIQTAVFVFGLSLLVTVCAFPLEWLRYKISLSYHITTQTFSGWMKDQLIDFWVNCAIMVLIVAVLYGLIRKFSRKWWLFAWILSVPFSLFLMFIQPVLIDPLYNEFTPLKNKELETKILAIAEEANIPADHVFEVNMSEKTNALNAYVTGIGDNSRIVLWDTTLNKLSEEEILFIMAHEMGHYVMKHIYIGIGGYLVLTLLGLYMINRLMNFSIRRYGHVLKLDGKKQLASLPLFLMLLGMLSFASDPFSNIISRHQEKDADLYAIEMTENPEAAVNTFQELTRAGLSQVNPPGLVKIFRYSHPTILERINYLEEWGSGREE from the coding sequence ATGCGCAAATGGCTTACTGTATCAGTCCTGATTTATTTTTTATACGGCCTGTTTGTCTACTGGTATATCTATATGGGAGCGGACTCCACACTTCCGGCACAATTCCAGGGCGGTTCAGCCGACCCGAATACGTTTATGAACAGCAGGGAGCTGATGCTCTCGGGTGAATACTCGAAGCTGAGGGATTTTATGTTTTTTGCCGCCGCTCCGTTTGAATGGTTTATCTTTTTTGTTGTCCTCGTTACCGGGTTTGCAAAGAAGATGCAGCGCTGGGCTGAAAGTATCTCCAGGTTTTTTATTATCCAGACGGCCGTGTTTGTCTTTGGATTGTCTTTGCTTGTAACGGTCTGTGCTTTTCCGCTTGAATGGCTGCGCTATAAAATTTCGCTGTCCTATCACATTACGACCCAGACTTTTTCAGGGTGGATGAAGGATCAGCTGATTGATTTCTGGGTGAACTGCGCAATTATGGTGCTGATTGTTGCCGTATTGTACGGCCTGATCAGAAAATTTTCAAGGAAATGGTGGCTGTTTGCGTGGATTCTCTCTGTACCGTTCAGCCTGTTCCTGATGTTTATTCAGCCGGTCCTGATCGACCCGCTGTACAATGAGTTTACGCCTCTTAAAAATAAAGAGCTTGAAACGAAGATCCTCGCGATTGCCGAGGAGGCCAACATTCCGGCAGATCATGTGTTTGAAGTGAACATGTCTGAGAAGACAAATGCTTTGAACGCATACGTCACAGGAATTGGAGACAACTCAAGGATTGTTCTTTGGGATACAACGTTAAATAAACTGAGCGAAGAAGAAATTCTGTTTATCATGGCGCATGAGATGGGGCACTATGTGATGAAGCATATTTATATCGGGATAGGCGGCTATCTCGTGCTCACTTTGCTTGGTCTTTATATGATCAACAGGCTCATGAATTTCTCCATCAGGCGTTACGGGCACGTTCTGAAGCTTGACGGGAAAAAACAGCTTGCCTCACTCCCGCTTTTTCTCATGCTGCTCGGCATGCTGAGCTTTGCCTCTGATCCTTTTTCAAATATCATATCGCGCCACCAGGAAAAGGACGCAGATCTGTATGCCATAGAAATGACAGAGAACCCGGAGGCTGCGGTAAACACATTCCAGGAACTGACGCGTGCCGGTTTAAGCCAGGTCAATCCGCCGGGGCTCGTGAAAATCTTCAGATACAGCCACCCGACCATTTTGGAAAGAATCAACTATCTTGAAGAATGGGGCAGCGGGAGGGAAGAATAA
- a CDS encoding alpha/beta hydrolase — MAMLKVGNENDAPIDIYYEDQGTGKPVVLIHGWPLSGRSWESQVPALIDAGYRVITYDRRGFGKSSQPYNGYEYDTFAADLNSLLEHLDLREATLVGFSMGGGEVARYISTYGTERVNKAVFAAAVPPYLYKASDNPDGGLDDGAIEEFQNGVKGDRIAFLDTFTQNFFAAGDKTDLVSEPFRLYNRDIAAMASPKGTLECIAAFAKTDFRGDLEKITVPTLIIHGDSDGTVPFEVSGKRTHEMIPGSELVVIEGAPHGFNATHAEEFNRGLISFLNS, encoded by the coding sequence ATGGCGATGCTTAAAGTTGGCAATGAAAACGATGCTCCAATTGACATTTACTATGAAGATCAAGGAACCGGAAAACCGGTTGTACTCATTCACGGATGGCCGCTGAGCGGACGATCATGGGAAAGCCAGGTGCCCGCTCTCATTGATGCCGGCTACAGGGTGATTACATACGACCGCAGAGGGTTTGGAAAATCCTCTCAGCCCTACAACGGCTATGAATATGATACATTCGCAGCGGACCTGAACAGTTTGCTTGAGCATTTAGATCTCCGTGAAGCCACACTTGTCGGATTCTCAATGGGCGGCGGAGAAGTAGCGCGCTACATCAGCACATATGGAACAGAACGTGTGAACAAAGCGGTGTTCGCTGCAGCGGTTCCTCCATATTTGTACAAGGCTTCGGATAACCCTGATGGTGGTCTGGATGATGGGGCAATTGAAGAGTTCCAGAACGGTGTAAAAGGCGACCGAATCGCGTTCCTTGATACGTTTACGCAAAATTTCTTTGCAGCCGGTGACAAGACAGACCTTGTCAGCGAGCCATTCCGTCTCTACAACAGGGATATTGCAGCAATGGCGTCTCCAAAAGGCACCCTTGAATGTATCGCAGCGTTCGCTAAAACCGATTTCCGGGGCGACTTGGAGAAAATAACTGTTCCAACACTCATCATTCATGGGGATTCAGACGGGACTGTCCCGTTCGAAGTGAGCGGCAAGCGTACCCATGAAATGATTCCAGGTAGTGAGCTTGTTGTGATTGAAGGCGCTCCTCACGGATTCAACGCTACGCATGCCGAGGAATTTAACCGGGGTCTAATCAGCTTCCTTAATTCTTAA
- a CDS encoding AzlD domain-containing protein — protein sequence MMSNMMMMILGMAIVTYLPRMIPLVALSGIDLPPFVQNVLRNVPFATLGALIVPGVFFIQEDIWFGAVGAAAAFAVAYFGVNVIIVVMSSIFTLIVYGLLF from the coding sequence ATGATGAGTAATATGATGATGATGATCCTCGGAATGGCTATAGTAACCTATCTCCCAAGAATGATTCCGCTTGTTGCGCTAAGCGGTATAGATCTGCCGCCTTTTGTTCAGAATGTATTGCGGAATGTTCCGTTTGCAACGCTCGGAGCCCTGATTGTGCCCGGTGTCTTTTTTATCCAGGAGGATATTTGGTTTGGGGCAGTTGGCGCCGCGGCAGCATTTGCAGTGGCCTATTTTGGTGTGAATGTCATCATTGTCGTCATGAGTTCCATTTTTACCCTTATCGTGTACGGGCTATTGTTTTAA